The following proteins are encoded in a genomic region of Bacillus sp. FJAT-22090:
- a CDS encoding sulfite exporter TauE/SafE family protein yields MEFFIFFLIGIAGNVVGTLVGGGGLISLPTMLLMGLPVHSAIGANKVSNTVSSLSSFLVIFKEKEVSVKEVLSVLVFCLGGGILGGLIASLLSGSTLTIIAIILLSFAFVTSFMGKGNFDGTEQFNVNKRTGPALLGIGMYDGMFGPGSSTLAMYLYASQKIAYIRAIGLSRIGVFASCFGSAITYISTGKIIWPLTLALMLGAIVGAQVGVRIARKLKTEHVKPLLRLVTVLLIVQIMVDYFK; encoded by the coding sequence ATGGAATTTTTTATATTTTTTTTGATTGGAATTGCAGGTAATGTAGTCGGCACATTGGTCGGTGGAGGGGGACTGATAAGCTTACCGACGATGTTACTTATGGGATTACCAGTGCATTCGGCAATCGGTGCGAACAAGGTTTCCAATACGGTCAGTTCTCTCTCAAGCTTTCTTGTTATCTTTAAGGAAAAAGAAGTTTCCGTGAAAGAAGTACTGTCGGTCCTTGTGTTTTGTTTAGGAGGAGGTATTTTAGGTGGACTAATTGCGTCCTTATTAAGCGGAAGTACACTGACCATCATTGCCATCATTTTGTTAAGCTTTGCGTTTGTAACTTCCTTCATGGGAAAAGGTAATTTTGATGGGACGGAACAATTTAATGTTAATAAGAGAACAGGACCTGCACTGCTCGGTATAGGCATGTACGACGGAATGTTTGGTCCAGGGAGCAGCACACTTGCAATGTACTTATATGCAAGCCAAAAAATTGCATATATACGAGCAATCGGCTTATCTAGAATTGGAGTTTTTGCGAGTTGCTTTGGATCAGCCATTACGTATATCTCAACTGGTAAAATCATTTGGCCACTTACATTAGCATTAATGCTTGGAGCAATTGTAGGTGCTCAGGTTGGAGTAAGAATAGCTCGCAAATTAAAAACCGAGCATGTGAAACCACTTCTTAGACTAGTAACAGTTCTTTTAATCGTGCAAATTATGGTTGATTATTTTAAATAG
- a CDS encoding PQQ-dependent sugar dehydrogenase, whose amino-acid sequence MKRLILLSLILFGCTNEPSSDGEIIAEKVATNLDIPWAINQHENIFYISERVGTIAKVTSDGNVTHEEVVLSDNLSDASEAGLLGFVLKNDFIDSLEAYAYYTYDENEESFNRVVTIKLENDMWRETAIHLDGIPTGNIHHGGRLEIGPDGLLYITIGDAGIPQNAQDPSSLNGKIVRMKEDGTFEIYTTGHRNPQGLAWDKEGKLYEAEHGQSANDEVNLIEQGKNYGYPIIEGTERRNGYVTPIVTSGANETWAPSGISFHKGKLYVATLRGEAIKVIDVSTGEVERSITGFGRIRDVYSDGESLYFVTNNTDGRGSPREDDDVLYRLIE is encoded by the coding sequence TTGAAGAGACTAATACTCTTATCACTCATTTTATTTGGTTGTACAAATGAACCCAGTTCAGATGGAGAAATTATTGCGGAGAAAGTGGCAACAAACTTAGATATTCCATGGGCGATCAACCAGCATGAAAATATTTTTTATATTTCCGAACGTGTAGGTACGATTGCAAAAGTGACAAGTGATGGCAATGTTACGCATGAAGAAGTGGTGCTTTCAGATAATTTGTCTGACGCATCCGAAGCGGGTTTACTTGGTTTTGTATTAAAAAACGATTTTATAGATTCACTAGAAGCCTATGCTTATTATACGTATGATGAAAATGAGGAATCCTTCAATCGAGTAGTAACCATTAAATTAGAAAACGACATGTGGAGAGAGACTGCTATTCATTTAGACGGTATCCCGACTGGCAACATCCATCACGGAGGTCGATTAGAAATCGGACCAGATGGACTTCTTTATATCACTATTGGAGATGCTGGAATTCCCCAGAATGCCCAAGACCCATCTTCCCTTAATGGAAAAATAGTCCGAATGAAAGAAGATGGCACTTTTGAGATTTATACTACAGGTCATCGGAATCCACAAGGATTGGCATGGGATAAAGAAGGAAAGCTTTATGAAGCCGAACATGGACAATCAGCTAATGATGAAGTCAATTTAATCGAGCAAGGAAAAAATTATGGCTATCCCATTATAGAAGGCACGGAAAGGAGAAATGGTTATGTTACACCTATCGTCACTTCCGGTGCCAATGAGACATGGGCTCCTTCAGGAATCAGTTTTCATAAGGGAAAATTATATGTAGCTACCCTTCGAGGAGAAGCGATAAAAGTAATTGATGTCTCCACTGGAGAAGTGGAACGCTCTATCACCGGTTTTGGTCGTATTCGAGATGTTTACTCAGACGGAGAATCCCTTTATTTTGTTACAAATAATACCGATGGAAGAGGGTCACCAAGAGAGGATGACGATGTGCTCTATCGATTGATTGAGTAA
- a CDS encoding GNAT family N-acetyltransferase produces MITLAKYEIIHRAALEDYPLSEEQLGFTGHPLELLERSESNTTYTPIVIKEDDSVAGFFVLDTGDDKFNYTNHQQSILLRGYSIHPAYQGRGIAKTSMILLTKYVKEHFPLVEQVVLGVNEANKAAQSVYLKSGFIDEGTRFTGRSGVQIAMCLRVS; encoded by the coding sequence ATGATTACACTTGCCAAATATGAAATAATACATCGTGCAGCATTAGAGGATTATCCGCTTTCGGAGGAGCAGTTAGGATTCACAGGACATCCCCTTGAACTATTGGAACGTAGCGAGAGCAATACCACATATACGCCAATTGTTATAAAAGAAGATGATAGTGTGGCAGGTTTTTTTGTTTTGGATACGGGTGATGATAAATTCAACTATACCAATCACCAACAAAGCATTTTACTAAGAGGTTATTCGATCCATCCAGCATATCAAGGAAGAGGAATTGCTAAAACATCCATGATTCTACTAACGAAATATGTAAAAGAACACTTTCCGTTAGTAGAACAGGTTGTACTTGGTGTAAATGAAGCAAATAAAGCTGCGCAATCTGTCTATTTAAAATCTGGATTTATAGATGAAGGCACACGATTTACAGGAAGGTCTGGTGTACAAATTGCGATGTGCCTACGAGTATCGTAG